The window TGAGCTGACCATGGCCAACGCCGATGGTCAGGCCGTCCCCTTATCGGCACTGGTCAGCGCACGTGAAGTTCAGGGGCCGGTATTAATTAAACGCGAGCAGGGTCAGCGATTTGCACTGGTTAACGTCAATGTCAGCGGCGTGGCCCTGAGTGATTTTGTTGCCAGCGCACAGCAGCGGGTTGCGGAAAACATCAGGCTGCCGGCAGGTTATGTGTTGTCCTGGGGTGGCGAATTTGAGAATCAGCAACGGGCCAATGCCCGCCTCGGGTTAATGGTACCGGTCGCCATTGCGCTGGTATTACTGGTGTTATTCACTACCTTTGGCCGGCTGGATGAAGCGCTGCTGATTCTCGCCAATATTCCTTTCGCATTAATCGGCGGCATTATTGCCCTGTGGCTAAGCGGTGAATATTTATCGGTACCGGCATCGGTTGGCTTTATTGCCCTGCTGGGTGTAGCCGTGATGAATGGCGTAGTGCTGGTTGATCAGTTCCGCCATTTACTGAACCTTGGGCAACAGGGATTACAGGTAGTAAGGGATGGTGCGGTGCGCCGCCTGCGCCCGGTATTAATGACCGCAACAACAGGTGCCGTTGGTCTGCTGCCATTATTATTCGCTACCGGCCCCGGCAGTGAAATTCAGAAGCCGCTGGCCATTGTGGTGATCGGTGGTTTATTTACCTCAACCCTGCTGACCCTCTATGTGCTGCCGGTGTTATACCGCCGCTTTATTCTGGAGCAGAAATAAGATGACTGATGTATTGCTGACCCTTTCTACCCGGCCACAGCAGGCAGAAGCGATTGCTGACTGGTTACTGGAACAGAACCTGCCTGGCTTTACCTCGTGGCAGGCTTTTGGTCACAGTAACCGCAACGAACAGTTAAGCCTGAGCGAACAGATACAGGGAAAACAGAAACGTACAGTAATCAGCCTGCACCTGCCGCCGCAACGGGCAGATGCTCTGCTGCAGCAGCTGGCTGCTGCTTTTCCACAGTACGATATTCATTACTGGCTGCAGCCACTGCTTGCCTGCGGTGCATTAAATCCGTATCTCAGTACGGCAGAGTAACCGTTACCTGCAAACCTCCGCGGCCGTTATTTAACGGCCGGTTTTTGAGCTGCAGCCTGCCCTGATACTGCGCCACGATATCGCTGACAATGGCCAGTCCCAAACCATAGCCTTTAACCGTTTCGTCCAGTCTTTCGCCCGGATTAATCAGTCCGGGAATTTTTTCTTCTGCAATTCCCGGCCCGTCATCACAGATACAGACCCGCAGCTGTCCCTCAGCCACACGGATATCCACGTCGACAGCTGACTGCGCCCATTTGCAGGCGTTATCCAGTAAATTACCGAAGAGTTCGATGATATCTTCACGGTCCCCGGGATAACGGATTGCGGCTGCCATATGACACTGCAACTGAATATGCGGATACAGTTTTTTCAGGGTCAGCAGCAACTGATCAAACATTTCATTCAGCTCAATTTTCGGTGCCCGGCTCATCAGTCCGGCAATACGTGCGCGCTTCATTTCGTTATCAATCTGTTGCCCCATGCGCTCGACCAGTTCCCGCGCCTCAGTCAGATTCTGCTGCTCAGCACCGCCGTTCTGTTCCTGCATATCGCTCAGGCGGTTAGCCAGAATAGCCAGCGGGGTTTTTAACGAATGGGATAAATTGCCCGATGCCAGACGGGCCCGGTTAAGCCGTTCACGGGTGCGCTCACCCAGTGCATTAATTTCATTCACCAGTCCGGTCAGCTCCTGCATAGCCGGGCGCGGCAGTTGCTCAATATCCTGTTGTGCCAGTTGTTTAAGCTGGGAACTGATCTGACTGAAAGGCTGCAGCGTACGCATCAGCAAGCGCCGCTGCCACAGAAAAAGCCCGGTCAGTAACAATGAAAATAAACCGGCAAGCCAGAAAAACGCATGCAGAAAAGCATTAATAATGGGCTGAAAATCCTCGCCCACCTGTACATGCAGGTGGCGATCACCCTGTTTCAGGGTCTGACTCAGAACATATAAATACTGGCCCTGCTCAAACGGCTGCCAGTGCCATTGCGGCTCGCCTTCTTTCACATCGTGAATATGTTCATCGCGCAGCCTGATGCCCTGCAGCGAAACCGACAGCAGTAAATCATCGTCACTGTTGATCTGAAAATAATGACCGGAAAAGGGCTGATTAAAGACCGGAGTTAAATGCTCATGCTCGATTTCGGGTATCGGGCCGGTCCAGCTCAGTTCATTCAGCAATAAATCACGGTCATGTTCGAGGCGGCTTTTAAAGTAATCCTGTGCGGCAATATTCAGTGCAATACCGGCGGCCAGCAACATAAACAACAGCACCAGCATCTGACCGCTGACCATATAGCGCAACAGACGCGCCGACAGAGACCACATCAGTTATCCCCCTGCTGTAATACATAACCCTGACCACGCAGGGTGCGGATACGCTGCTCGCCGATTTTACGCCGCAGACGGCGGATATAAACCTCCACCAGATTGTCATCTTTTTCTTCCTGCCAGCCATAGTGACTGTCGAGCAACTGCTGTTTGGAAACCGGTTTTCCGGCTTTTTGCATTAACAGGCGCAGCATACTGAACTCGGTGGCGGTCAGCTCCTGCTCCTGCCGCTGCTCGTTCAGCATAACTTTTTGCCGCTCTTCATCCAGTGTCAGCCCATAAACGGTTAAGCGTAACTGGCCATCCTGCTGCAGACGGCGGCGCATGGCTTCCAGGCGCGCCAGCAGCTCTTCTTTGCGGAAGGGTTTACCCAGATAATCATCGGCACCGGCATTCAGGCCATCGACCCGCTCCTGCCAGCTGTTGCGCGCAGTCAGAATTAATACCGGCATCAGAATGCCCTGTGCACGCCAGTGCTGCAAAACCTGCAACCCCGGCGCACCCGGCAGGCCGAGATCCAGCACGGCCAGATCAAAGCGGCCGTTATGTACATCCGGATGGCTCATCGCCCAGTCGCCACGGTCAATGGCTTCAACCTGATAACCGGCCTGGGTTAAATAAAAAGCCACATCGCGGCTTAATTGCGGATCATCTTCTACCAGTAAAACCTGTGTCATATGAGCGCCATCTGTTTGTAATGCAAGCCTGCCGTCATTCTTTTATCCACGGCCACGTTTATTTTCTGCCATAAACGTCCTGCAGCCGTTCGATATCATCTTCTGCAAGATAATCTCCGGACTGAACTTCGATCATTTCCAGAAGAATATCGCCGTTATTTTCCAGCGAGTGAATATCGCCCAGCGCAATAAATGTCGATTCGTTAGCGTGCAGAACTTCGCTTGTGCGCACACCCGCACGCTCGCGGATAACCGTTGCTTCACCGCGCACCACTACCCAGTGCTCGGCGCGAAAACGGTGACGCTGCAGCGATAAACGCCCACCGCTTTTTACCCGCAGACGCTTGATTTTATACCCGTCGCCCGGATGCAGAACTTCATAACTGCCCCAGGGGCGATATACCAGTCGTGGTTCTGTTTTACCCGCGTTGGCGGCAAGTGCCAGTGACCCCACCTGTTGTGCCTGATCTTTATGCGCAATCAGCAGGGCATCGGCGGTATCCACCACTAATAAATCCTGTACACCCAATAACGCAATATCGCGCCCGCTGCTGCTGTGCAGATAATTATTGTGGCTGTGTTGAAAACGTCCGTGAGCGGCTGCGCTGTTGTGCACAATATTTCCCTGTGCATCGGCCTCCCCCAGTTCGCTGAGCGCCTGCCAGTTACCAATATCATTCCAGCCGCTGTTAACCAGTGGTGCCGCAACCACCGCCTGCGCAATCGCACTGAGCGGTTCAAGCAGGGCAATATCCACGGGTAAATGCGGGCATTGTTGCAAAGGTCCGGTGGCCGGACGGATAAAATCAAGATCCTGCTGCGCCTGTGCCATCGCTTCCTGCGTTGCAGCAAACAGCGCTGGCTGATATTCGCTCAGGCGCTGTAAAAAAGCCTGAACCTGCCAGAAAAAAATACCGCTGTTCCATAACCAGCCAGCCTGTTGCCGGGTATTAGCCGCCAGCCATTGTGCAGCGGTGTGCACATCGGGTTTTTCGCGGAATTCCACAACCTGCCCGCTCGCATCTTTACGTAAATAGCCAAACCCCGTTGCGGCATAGTCAGGCTCAATACCAAAAATACCGGCGGCGCCCTGGCTGACCTGTGCCTGCAACGACACAATCGCCTGTGCCAATACCGCGTTATTGCTCAGCGTCTGATCGGCGGGCATCGCCAGCATCAGCGTCTGTTCACGATGTTCCGCGGGCTTCTGTGAATTATGCGCCAGATGCTGCGCCGCCAGCGCCAGAGCCTGGGCGGTATTGCGCCCCTCGTCTTCCAGCACAATCTGCGCACGGATATTCAGCGCCCGGCATTGTTCGGCGGCGAGAAAACGCTGCGCCTCATGGCAGACAATAACAGGCTCCACCGCTGGCTGGCCGAGCCGCTGCAACAGATCCTGCGCGCGCAGCAGGGTTTGCTGCAGCAGCGACCGTTCAGGATCGAGCAGCGGCAGAAACTGCTTGGGGCAATCACGGGTAGACAGCGGCCACAGCCGTGTACCTGTACCACCGGCAAGAATGACAGGAATGATCATAGCGGGATTGAGGTCATCGTCTTTTGCATTCTGAAGCCGGCATTGTATGCTGCGCACCCGGTCTTTACGACCCGGACAGCAGGAACGGCCTGTCGGCTCCTGCTATTCCTTTTATTACCGGTTCCGCTTTCTGTCATGCTGATTCAGCCACGCCTGCTTCGTTTAGGTAAAAACCCCAAAGGCCGCGACTTTGTTGTCGGCGACCTGCACGGTTGTGTGCCTGCGCTGCACGCCCAGCTGCAACGTATGGGTTTTGATAAAAATCACGACCGCCTGATTTGCACCGGCGATCTGGTCGACCGCGGGCCGCAATCTCCCGAAGCGCTGGCACTGCTCGATGAGCCCTGGTTTTTTGCGGTTATTGGCAACCATGAGCAACTGCTGTACGAAGCCTTCCGCGAAGATAATGCCACCTCACGCGAGCTGATTTTACAGCACGGTGGTGACTGGATTCTGCAACACGATAAAAGCCTGTGGGACGACTGGTTCCGCCGTATAGAACAACTGCCGCTGGCGATTGAATTAATCAACCACCACGACGAAAGCGTGGCGGTTATTCACGCCGATTTCCCCCTCGCCGACTGGCAGGATTTTGACCAGCTGGATAATCATCTGGCCGAGCGCGCCATCTGGGCACGCGAGCCGTTTAAACAGAAAACGGCTGGCAATATTGCCGGAATCGACTGGATTATTTACGGCCATAACGTAACCGAGCACGAGCTGCGTATCGGCAACCGTCTGTATATTGATTCCGGGGCGTTTTTAGCGCGCGATTTTATAATTAAAGATATTGATCAGCTCTGATCCGCTTAAGACCAGAGCGGCTTTCAAAAAGAAGAGCGGCTTTCAAAGCAGAAGACTGTCAGAAAGAAGCGCCTTGCAGATAAGGCAGCCAGGCTTTGGGATAGTCTTTATCATAAATCACCACCTCATCGCGGTGATCGCCCGTCGCAGTATTCAGCTGTAATTCAAAGGCGTGCAGTAAATGATGCTCTGCCCCCAGCTGGGCATAATCGTCTGCGCTTAAATCCTGTTGCAGGCGCTTTAAATAAAAGCGGCCATTATGGCTGTAGATTTTATCGCCGATAATCGGATAACCCAGATGTGCCAGCTGTGCGCGGATCTGATGCTTACGCCCGCTCAGCAGCTCACACTCAATCAGGCTGTAACCATTAAAGGTTTTTAATACACGGAACCGGGTGGTTGCCAGCTTCGGGCTTTTAACCGTATCGGTTTCATCCTCTGCCACCACATGCATCTGCGAACGGATAGCACTGTCGGTTTTTTCTGCCAGAAAGGTCTGACACTCATAATGCTGCCAGTCGGGAACGTCATAAACCAGCGCGTGGTAAACCTTACGCTCAATTAAGCGCTCCAGTTTTTTCTTCCACTTTTTATCGGCATGGGCATAGTTAGCCAGCAGAATAATGCCCGAGGTTTCGGCATCCAGGCGGTGCAATAAATGCGCGTCTTTATGCACTGTAGCCCGGCGGAACAGACTGATCAGGGTATTAAATAAATTACGCGTAGTACGCGATACCGGCAGCGGTGCCGGTTTATGCACGGCCGTTAACTCCTGATTTTGCCAGAGTATTTTCCAGCCCGTATCAACCGCCTCTTCCTGATGATCGGGCAACAACAGACTGATGTTATCGCCTGGCTGTAATTCAGTATCGTCGTACTCAACCACGCCATTAACACACACAGCCCCCAGCGCCTGAGCTGCCGCCACCTGATCCTCTGACCAGTGGTGATAGGCCAGCAGCACCGAGGCACGCAGGCTGATCGCCTGATGCTCGTGCCAGCACAGCTCAAAGCCTTTGTCGGGGGCGGTTTTACTCACCGGTGTGTCCTCGTTAATACAGGGGGTGATTAAAGCATGAAATGGTGATGGGGCGCAGTGGATGAGTAGCCGCTGCGCGGGCTGACCTCTCGCTCCCACGCTCTGCGTGGTAGTGCCCGCTGCTTTGCTGGCTCTGGAAACGACTCGCTCCCACGCTCTGCGTGGTAGTGCCTGCTGCTTTGCTGGTTCTGGAAACGACTCGCTCCCACGCTCTGCGTAGTAGTGCCTGCTGCTTTGCTGGTTCTGAAAACGACTCGCTCCCACGCTCTGCGTGGTAGTGTGCTGGAGGTGGTTGCGTTCTGAGTTGTAGCCAATGCGGGGCAAGCCCCTGCGCCCCATGCAAGGAGAAGTATCTCCTTCCGATCCTCTCTTGCGGCTGTCCGGTGCTGTTCAGCCAACTGCAGCGATTATGCGGCACGCAAAACAATTCGCCCCGGATCGACTATATAAAACATCTATCCAGATGCATCGCTCCGGGGCAGGGTTTTGCTCTGAAGGCCGCAGAATCACTTGGTTGACTGGCGCCGCACAAATGCCGCGTTTATTCAGACGCAACGCGGCTTTTCAAAACAAACAAAAGCAAGAACTAAAAAGCGGCTTCGCGTCATGGTTTTTATGCGCCTGCAGGACGCCGGTGTGGATAATTCTGCGCCGGTAAGTCCCGGCATGGATGCCGGGCGAGCGAATAGGGCCATGGATGGCCCATTATTCGCGTTACCGAGACCGCAGGATTATTCAGATCGGGTAAAGTCCTGCACAGCGCGAAGCGGGCCGATTGTGTGCTCCTGCACAATCTGCATTTCCGCCATCCATCGCGGTCAGGAGTAAGCGCCCGACCGGCGTGAGGGGCAAGCCCCCTCAAAGAGGTCATGGGGCCGGTCGGCAGCTCAAAAAGCCAGACCGCGCAGCGGCTACTCTGCAGCAAAAATAAGACCACGACAGTGAACAACTGTCGCCCTTTGCCACTTGTAACCATTTTTATCAATTATTGAACCCATCCCCAAATTTCAGTACTCTTCAGACCAGCAGGGAAGCCGTATCCGCACGATATAACAACATCAGAACTCAGGCCGTCGGGTCTGTTTATCTGACTCAGCACCGATACCCTCCCTGCCCGAAATCCGACTGTTTTATCCACGCAATTCCTGCCCCGCGCTTATAAGGATGGGCGGCAGCGTGTCTGGATCAGCAATCAGTGGTTTTTTTGTGGGTAATGGCAAAACGTTGAATGTAAAGAAGTACTGATATACATACAGTATATTTCCGGATTTTAACGAAATTTAGCACGCTTTAGATTCGTGCTTGCTCGTTTTGCCGGAGGCCAGTAACTTAAACGCGAAGTTAATCAATAACTTACAACGTTAGTTGACAAGTTTATGTGCGCTGGAAATTAGAGTTAACAGGCGTGCGCGTTTTTCTGGAAGGGATATTTAAGTTATGGAAGATTTTTCAGGCGGGTCAATGTGTTACGTAGGAATACTCGAAAGAGTCTCCCCGAGTTAATGCGCACGCATACTAATAATCTGTTACAAGGCATCAGATAATTCATCATGAGACGAGAAGCTGTAGTAGAAGAAATTGATTTAAATCCTCTCGGTGAGATACGCATGGGATGTGATGCTTATGGTGTGGTTATAAAAACCAATTTTGGCTGCTTTGATATTTTCAAAGACATCCCTGTTCTAATCGGACATACCGACCATTCAAAGTGCATAACCCAATCTGAGTGTAAGCGTTATCTTTTAGTAAAAGGTAGTTTTGGCACTTACATCCTAGATATAAAAGAGCAATCTATAAGCATTTACAAAACAATCATCAGGGGAAAAAACAACGAATGGAGTGAGGAGCAAGCCATTTTTGGTAAAGATAAAACCCATATAAAAGGCTTTTCTCAAACCTATTATTTACAGTTTCCTTTCGTAAGGCAGGCTCAGTTCAATGAAGTCTTGTATAAGTTTGAGCGCTTGCGCAAACAGCAAATTGAGGCCGCAGTAAATGCCATGTAACAAGTCAATCAACTACGCGCCTTGCAGGCGCCGGACGCAGCAAAGCTGCGCCGGTTATTGAAGCGTTAACACTCAAAAGGAAGCTATATGAAGTATGTGAAGATTGAGCTTACACAAGGAAATATCAAT of the Thalassolituus hydrocarboniclasticus genome contains:
- a CDS encoding DUF3240 family protein — its product is MTDVLLTLSTRPQQAEAIADWLLEQNLPGFTSWQAFGHSNRNEQLSLSEQIQGKQKRTVISLHLPPQRADALLQQLAAAFPQYDIHYWLQPLLACGALNPYLSTAE
- a CDS encoding sensor histidine kinase — protein: MWSLSARLLRYMVSGQMLVLLFMLLAAGIALNIAAQDYFKSRLEHDRDLLLNELSWTGPIPEIEHEHLTPVFNQPFSGHYFQINSDDDLLLSVSLQGIRLRDEHIHDVKEGEPQWHWQPFEQGQYLYVLSQTLKQGDRHLHVQVGEDFQPIINAFLHAFFWLAGLFSLLLTGLFLWQRRLLMRTLQPFSQISSQLKQLAQQDIEQLPRPAMQELTGLVNEINALGERTRERLNRARLASGNLSHSLKTPLAILANRLSDMQEQNGGAEQQNLTEARELVERMGQQIDNEMKRARIAGLMSRAPKIELNEMFDQLLLTLKKLYPHIQLQCHMAAAIRYPGDREDIIELFGNLLDNACKWAQSAVDVDIRVAEGQLRVCICDDGPGIAEEKIPGLINPGERLDETVKGYGLGLAIVSDIVAQYQGRLQLKNRPLNNGRGGLQVTVTLPY
- a CDS encoding response regulator transcription factor, giving the protein MTQVLLVEDDPQLSRDVAFYLTQAGYQVEAIDRGDWAMSHPDVHNGRFDLAVLDLGLPGAPGLQVLQHWRAQGILMPVLILTARNSWQERVDGLNAGADDYLGKPFRKEELLARLEAMRRRLQQDGQLRLTVYGLTLDEERQKVMLNEQRQEQELTATEFSMLRLLMQKAGKPVSKQQLLDSHYGWQEEKDDNLVEVYIRRLRRKIGEQRIRTLRGQGYVLQQGDN
- a CDS encoding mannose-1-phosphate guanylyltransferase/mannose-6-phosphate isomerase; this encodes MIIPVILAGGTGTRLWPLSTRDCPKQFLPLLDPERSLLQQTLLRAQDLLQRLGQPAVEPVIVCHEAQRFLAAEQCRALNIRAQIVLEDEGRNTAQALALAAQHLAHNSQKPAEHREQTLMLAMPADQTLSNNAVLAQAIVSLQAQVSQGAAGIFGIEPDYAATGFGYLRKDASGQVVEFREKPDVHTAAQWLAANTRQQAGWLWNSGIFFWQVQAFLQRLSEYQPALFAATQEAMAQAQQDLDFIRPATGPLQQCPHLPVDIALLEPLSAIAQAVVAAPLVNSGWNDIGNWQALSELGEADAQGNIVHNSAAAHGRFQHSHNNYLHSSSGRDIALLGVQDLLVVDTADALLIAHKDQAQQVGSLALAANAGKTEPRLVYRPWGSYEVLHPGDGYKIKRLRVKSGGRLSLQRHRFRAEHWVVVRGEATVIRERAGVRTSEVLHANESTFIALGDIHSLENNGDILLEMIEVQSGDYLAEDDIERLQDVYGRK
- a CDS encoding metallophosphoesterase; translation: MLIQPRLLRLGKNPKGRDFVVGDLHGCVPALHAQLQRMGFDKNHDRLICTGDLVDRGPQSPEALALLDEPWFFAVIGNHEQLLYEAFREDNATSRELILQHGGDWILQHDKSLWDDWFRRIEQLPLAIELINHHDESVAVIHADFPLADWQDFDQLDNHLAERAIWAREPFKQKTAGNIAGIDWIIYGHNVTEHELRIGNRLYIDSGAFLARDFIIKDIDQL
- a CDS encoding RluA family pseudouridine synthase, which codes for MSKTAPDKGFELCWHEHQAISLRASVLLAYHHWSEDQVAAAQALGAVCVNGVVEYDDTELQPGDNISLLLPDHQEEAVDTGWKILWQNQELTAVHKPAPLPVSRTTRNLFNTLISLFRRATVHKDAHLLHRLDAETSGIILLANYAHADKKWKKKLERLIERKVYHALVYDVPDWQHYECQTFLAEKTDSAIRSQMHVVAEDETDTVKSPKLATTRFRVLKTFNGYSLIECELLSGRKHQIRAQLAHLGYPIIGDKIYSHNGRFYLKRLQQDLSADDYAQLGAEHHLLHAFELQLNTATGDHRDEVVIYDKDYPKAWLPYLQGASF